In Triticum urartu cultivar G1812 chromosome 6, Tu2.1, whole genome shotgun sequence, the following proteins share a genomic window:
- the LOC125514583 gene encoding membrane-anchored ubiquitin-fold protein 3 isoform X2, protein MAGGKEPIEVKFRLFDGTDIGPSKYDPATTVSALKDFILARWPQDKEITPKTVNDLKLINGGKILENNRTLAESRVTIGEVPGGVITMHVVVRPPQVDKNQKQLGNSAKQNRCGCTIL, encoded by the exons ATGGCCGGCGGGAAGGAGCCGATCGAGGTCAAGTTCCGGCTCTTCGACGGCACGGACATCGGCCCCAGCAAGTACGACCCCGCCACCACCGTCTCCGCGCTCAAGGACTTCATCCTCGCCCGGTGGCCGCAAG ATAAGGAAATAACTCCAAAAACTGTCAATGACCTGAAGCTCATCAATGGTGGAAAGATATTGGAGAATAACCGGACACTTGCCGAGTCGCGTGTTACAATAGGAGAGGTCCCTGGAGGTGTAATTACAATGCATGTGGTAGTGCGCCCTCCACAAGTTGACAAAAACC AGAAGCAGCTGGGCAATTCCGCCAAGCAGAACAGATGCGGATGCACCATACTGTGA
- the LOC125514583 gene encoding membrane-anchored ubiquitin-fold protein 3 isoform X1, whose protein sequence is MAGGKEPIEVKFRLFDGTDIGPSKYDPATTVSALKDFILARWPQDKEITPKTVNDLKLINGGKILENNRTLAESRVTIGEVPGGVITMHVVVRPPQVDKNREKQLGNSAKQNRCGCTIL, encoded by the exons ATGGCCGGCGGGAAGGAGCCGATCGAGGTCAAGTTCCGGCTCTTCGACGGCACGGACATCGGCCCCAGCAAGTACGACCCCGCCACCACCGTCTCCGCGCTCAAGGACTTCATCCTCGCCCGGTGGCCGCAAG ATAAGGAAATAACTCCAAAAACTGTCAATGACCTGAAGCTCATCAATGGTGGAAAGATATTGGAGAATAACCGGACACTTGCCGAGTCGCGTGTTACAATAGGAGAGGTCCCTGGAGGTGTAATTACAATGCATGTGGTAGTGCGCCCTCCACAAGTTGACAAAAACCGTG AGAAGCAGCTGGGCAATTCCGCCAAGCAGAACAGATGCGGATGCACCATACTGTGA
- the LOC125514584 gene encoding tRNA (carboxymethyluridine(34)-5-O)-methyltransferase, whose translation MIQIFSRIAARSPRRATSASRPSSSKHHPGRFSRCSPAYRGITTISTSNPMRSGDGNSEGQDAPLAEGKDRGCSPGVQSTPDIEKKYVHRVYDAIAPHFSSTRFAKWPKVAGFLNSLRPGSVVLDAGCGNGKYLGFNSECFYIGCDISPPLIEICAGRGHEVFVADAVNLPYRESVADAAISIAVLHHLSTEDRRRKAIEELIRVVKRGGLVLITVWAVEQEDKSLLNKWTPLCDKYNEEWVDPSSPMVRNKSATTLDSIEETDEDMRAIKQTDDQLKNSFDGLEDKTLIMDEHDKTQQEYFVPWHLPFHRAEIGGASAVALQNGLAQKDDKKGTVVYNRYYHIFVEGELQRLVAGMKNAAITDQFYDKSNWCIVLEKL comes from the exons ATGATCCAGATATTTTCGAGGATAGCAGCAAGAAGCCCTCGCCGCGCCACCTCCGCATCGCGTCCGAGTAGCTCGAAGCATCATCCGGGGCGATTCTCTCGTTGTAGCCCAGCTTACCGAGGTATTACTACCATTAGCACCAGCAATCCAATGAGGTCTGGTGATGGAAATTCGGAAGGCCAGGACGCACCCCTCGCCGAGGGGAAGGACCGCGGCTGCTCCCCAGGTGTCCAGTCCACCCCGGACATCGAGAAGAAGTACGTGCACCGCGTCTACGACGCCATAGCCCCTCACTTCAGCTCCACGCGGTTCGCCAAGTGGCCCAAGGTCGCGGGGTTCCTGAACTCGCTGAGGCCAGGGTCCGTCGTGCTGGATGCCGGCTGCGGCAACGGCAAGTACCTGGGCTTCAATTCCGAATGCTTCTACATAGGCTGCGATATAAGCCCGCCGCTTATAGAGATATGCGCGGGGAGGGGGCACGAGGTGTTTGTCGCTGATGCCGTCAACCTCCCGTACAGGGAAAGTGTTGCTGACGCTGCGATTTCGATTGCGGTGTTGCATCATCTGAGTACCGAGGACAGGCGGAGGAAAGCCATAGAGGAGTTGATCCGTGTTGTCAAGAGGGGGGGTCTTGTGCTGATCACTGTCTGGGCTGTGGAGCAGGAAGACAAGTCGCTTCTTAACAAGTGGACTCCCTTGTGCGACAAGTATAATGAAGAGTGGGTTGATCCCAGCAGTCCCATGGTGCGTAACAAATCTGCTACTACGCTAGATAGCATTGAAGAGACTGATGAAGACATGCGCGCCATCAAGCAAACAGATGATCAGCTGAAAAATAGTTTTGATGGTTTGGAGGATAAGACCTTAATTATGGATGAGCATGACAAAACCCAGCAGGAGTACTTTGTTCCTTGGCATCTACCATTTCACCGAGCAGAAATTGGCGGCGCATCTGCTGTTGCTCTACAGAATGGATTGGCACAGAAAGATGATAAGAAGGGCACTGTGGTCTACAACCGTTATTATCACATTTTTGTCGAAGGAGAACTTCAAAG GCTAGTTGCTGGCATGAAAAATGCAGCCATCACCGACCAATTCTACGACAAATCGAACTGGTGCATAGTTCTGGAGAAGCTTTGA